In Halorientalis sp. LT38, a genomic segment contains:
- a CDS encoding ABC transporter ATP-binding protein, translating into MTLAIRARNLVKEYDDVRALDGLDLSVESGEFFGLLGPNGAGKTTFINILVGLANRTDGEAAVFGHDVDAEYRLARDAIGLAPQEYNVDRFFPIREVLEHKAGYHGIPTEEAGRRADDALKTVGIYDKRDTRFDWLSGGMKRRFMLARALVSDPDLLILDEPTAGVDVQLRRDLWEVINRMNDAGTTILLTTHYIEEAERLCDRVAIMDQGRKVEEATPGELMDRGTDRIRIGLRSTPATVPDLGVPDVRDARIEDGQLVVTAARGSAVVPEVLRRLEADGYAVTEVDIERASLEEVFVDVTRTDSAVEA; encoded by the coding sequence ATGACCCTGGCTATACGAGCCCGGAACCTCGTGAAGGAGTACGACGACGTCCGGGCGCTAGACGGCCTCGACCTCTCGGTGGAGTCCGGGGAGTTCTTCGGCCTCCTCGGCCCGAACGGTGCCGGAAAGACGACGTTCATCAACATCCTCGTCGGCCTCGCGAACCGGACCGACGGCGAGGCGGCGGTGTTCGGCCACGACGTCGACGCCGAGTACCGCCTGGCCCGCGACGCCATCGGCCTGGCGCCCCAGGAGTACAACGTGGACCGGTTCTTCCCCATCCGGGAAGTCCTCGAACACAAGGCCGGCTACCACGGCATTCCCACCGAGGAGGCCGGCCGCAGAGCCGACGACGCGCTCAAGACGGTCGGCATCTACGACAAGCGCGACACGCGCTTCGACTGGCTCTCCGGCGGGATGAAGCGCCGCTTCATGCTCGCACGCGCGCTCGTCTCCGATCCCGATCTGCTCATCCTCGACGAACCCACGGCGGGGGTCGACGTCCAGTTGCGCCGTGACCTCTGGGAGGTCATCAACCGCATGAACGACGCGGGGACGACCATCCTACTGACGACCCACTACATCGAGGAGGCCGAACGCCTCTGCGATCGGGTGGCGATCATGGACCAGGGCCGGAAAGTCGAAGAGGCCACGCCCGGCGAACTCATGGACCGGGGGACCGACCGCATCCGGATCGGCCTCCGCTCGACGCCGGCGACGGTCCCCGACCTCGGCGTGCCGGACGTCCGCGACGCCCGGATCGAGGACGGGCAACTGGTCGTCACGGCCGCCCGCGGGAGCGCGGTGGTCCCGGAGGTGCTCCGGCGGCTGGAGGCCGACGGGTACGCCGTCACCGAGGTCGACATCGAGCGCGCGTCGCTCGAAGAGGTGTTCGTCGACGTGACCCGGACGGATAGCGCGGTGGAAGCATGA
- a CDS encoding ribonuclease R family protein, with protein MSDQAEAGTAEGQGPVEIDEELSRHLANKRDDLFEKFDIRDDFPPEVRQEAAELTDDVQSEVDDVLDERRDLREMPTWTTDPVDAQDFDDAISIEQRDDEVVLWVHIADVTHYVNPETEMWSEALKRANTVYLPAYTVHMLPPVLAETVCSLVPHEDRLAHTVEMHLDPETLSYETIEIYKSVIRSDARLTYAQAERLLDDPESADDLLEDPDVDLAAKCEQVWELADRLHEQRKEDGSLVLNPRRDRAHTIIEECMLKANKAVTHTLQWDRGLEAMYRVHPQPTPDQWNEALQEIQDLDGVSVSASYEDPRKAVNETLEEAPDRQLNQIQRAVMKVMPRAKYMSDPFGGHHALNFEIYGHFTSPIRRLSDLVNHWIVYTDEVPADLGDLCSHASDKQKDGEQCEREYRQFLEEVGLDPAAVNNRGIEVVDDEDE; from the coding sequence ATGAGCGACCAGGCAGAGGCCGGGACCGCGGAAGGCCAGGGCCCCGTCGAGATCGACGAGGAACTGTCCCGCCACCTCGCCAACAAGCGCGACGACCTGTTCGAGAAGTTCGACATCCGCGACGACTTCCCGCCCGAAGTTCGCCAGGAAGCCGCCGAACTGACCGACGACGTCCAGAGCGAAGTCGACGACGTGCTCGACGAGCGCCGCGACCTCCGGGAGATGCCGACCTGGACCACCGACCCCGTCGACGCCCAGGACTTCGACGACGCCATCTCGATCGAACAGCGCGACGACGAGGTCGTCCTCTGGGTCCACATCGCCGACGTCACCCACTACGTCAACCCCGAGACCGAGATGTGGTCGGAGGCGCTCAAGCGGGCCAACACCGTCTACCTGCCCGCCTACACCGTCCACATGCTCCCGCCCGTGCTGGCCGAGACCGTCTGCTCGCTGGTCCCCCACGAGGACCGCCTCGCCCACACCGTCGAGATGCACCTCGACCCGGAGACGCTCTCCTACGAGACCATCGAGATCTACAAGTCCGTCATCCGCAGCGACGCCCGGCTGACCTACGCCCAGGCCGAGCGCCTGCTGGACGACCCCGAGAGCGCCGACGACCTGCTCGAGGACCCCGACGTGGATCTGGCCGCCAAGTGTGAACAGGTGTGGGAACTGGCCGACCGCCTCCACGAACAGCGCAAGGAGGACGGCTCCCTCGTCCTCAACCCCCGCCGGGACCGGGCCCACACCATCATCGAGGAGTGCATGCTCAAGGCCAACAAGGCCGTCACCCACACCCTCCAGTGGGACCGGGGCCTCGAAGCGATGTACAGAGTCCACCCCCAGCCCACGCCCGACCAGTGGAACGAGGCCCTGCAGGAGATCCAGGATCTGGACGGCGTCTCCGTCTCCGCCAGCTACGAGGACCCCCGCAAGGCCGTCAACGAGACCCTCGAGGAGGCGCCCGACCGCCAGCTCAACCAGATCCAGCGCGCCGTGATGAAGGTGATGCCGCGCGCGAAGTACATGAGCGACCCCTTCGGCGGCCACCACGCCCTGAACTTCGAGATCTACGGCCACTTCACCAGCCCGATCCGCCGGCTCTCGGACCTCGTGAACCACTGGATCGTCTACACCGACGAGGTGCCCGCCGACCTCGGGGACCTCTGTTCGCACGCCTCCGACAAGCAGAAAGACGGCGAGCAGTGCGAACGGGAGTACCGCCAGTTCCTCGAAGAGGTCGGGCTGGACCCGGCCGCGGTCAACAACCGCGGGATCGAAGTCGTGGACGACGAAGACGAGTAG
- a CDS encoding ASCH domain-containing protein, giving the protein MSELDPDTLLPSERMRDQAKAGEVTQIHRGHRYADEGDTLVVDDATFEVVAVEDRTLGDLTDEDARAEGARDLEQYREMLDRVHDHFEWDDDSEVVLHRFEKR; this is encoded by the coding sequence GTGTCCGAACTCGATCCCGACACCCTGCTGCCGAGCGAACGGATGCGCGACCAGGCCAAGGCGGGCGAGGTCACCCAGATCCACCGCGGCCACCGGTACGCCGACGAGGGCGACACCCTTGTCGTCGACGACGCCACGTTCGAGGTCGTCGCCGTCGAGGACCGCACCCTCGGCGACCTGACCGACGAGGACGCCCGGGCCGAAGGCGCCCGCGACCTGGAACAGTACCGCGAGATGCTCGACCGCGTCCACGACCACTTCGAGTGGGACGACGACAGCGAGGTCGTCTTGCACCGGTTCGAGAAGCGATAG
- the sepF gene encoding cell division protein SepF: MGFMNKLLGESGSTRRTDDYVELDGVQAPEAQADTQMHIAKISEKQDVIDIKDAVYAGDIVVADITRHTTQDRTMEQISDELQQVARGVGGDIVQKDEDQIIITPRGVKISREKLGR, from the coding sequence ATGGGCTTCATGAACAAACTCCTGGGCGAGTCCGGCTCGACGCGACGTACCGACGACTACGTCGAACTCGACGGCGTCCAGGCCCCGGAGGCACAGGCCGACACGCAGATGCACATCGCGAAGATCAGCGAGAAACAGGACGTCATCGACATCAAGGACGCCGTCTACGCCGGTGACATCGTCGTCGCGGACATCACGCGCCACACCACGCAGGACCGCACGATGGAGCAGATCAGCGACGAACTCCAGCAGGTCGCCCGCGGCGTCGGCGGCGACATCGTCCAGAAGGACGAAGACCAGATCATCATCACGCCACGGGGCGTCAAGATCAGTCGCGAGAAACTCGGCCGCTGA
- a CDS encoding DUF7562 family protein, producing MWGSRRNRDGAQVTCIACGDSVARSDAREYDKHGDRWNREDKEFEFLCKRCYRDLCHQPRAGLEALLVESRAGHRDRDAFVAALCDRLAEREDSPES from the coding sequence ATGTGGGGTTCCCGGCGAAACCGGGACGGCGCGCAGGTCACCTGCATCGCCTGTGGCGACTCTGTCGCCCGGAGTGACGCCAGGGAGTACGACAAACACGGCGACCGGTGGAACCGGGAGGACAAGGAATTCGAGTTCCTCTGTAAACGCTGTTATCGCGACCTCTGTCATCAGCCTCGCGCGGGCCTCGAAGCGCTGCTCGTCGAGAGCCGGGCCGGGCACCGCGACCGCGACGCCTTCGTCGCGGCGCTCTGTGACCGACTGGCCGAGCGCGAGGACTCCCCGGAGTCGTAG
- a CDS encoding DUF6114 domain-containing protein, protein MTTDGSDVTAGTDGVLPTDDPEPEHVETITFAEWRRARPFAGGLLLVVGGLLIAWPSLAVVFSTQPFDAYPTASLGTIVGAAIAFAGVAALVRPEYARVLGVVGLVLASVSFVVAFGGYLIGMVVASAGGILAFAWTPTEEYERLILGDADGTERKE, encoded by the coding sequence ATGACGACCGACGGGTCGGACGTCACCGCCGGCACCGACGGCGTTTTGCCGACGGACGACCCAGAGCCCGAACACGTGGAGACGATCACCTTCGCCGAGTGGCGGCGCGCCCGTCCGTTCGCCGGCGGCCTCCTGCTCGTCGTCGGCGGCCTGCTGATCGCCTGGCCGTCGCTCGCGGTCGTGTTCAGCACGCAGCCGTTCGACGCCTACCCCACCGCGAGTCTGGGGACGATCGTCGGCGCGGCCATCGCCTTCGCCGGCGTGGCCGCGCTGGTCCGGCCCGAATACGCCCGCGTACTCGGCGTCGTCGGCCTCGTGCTCGCCTCGGTCTCCTTCGTCGTCGCCTTCGGCGGCTACCTGATCGGCATGGTGGTCGCGAGCGCCGGGGGCATCCTCGCCTTCGCCTGGACGCCCACCGAGGAGTACGAGCGGCTGATCCTGGGCGACGCTGACGGGACCGAACGCAAAGAGTGA
- a CDS encoding DUF7511 domain-containing protein, whose translation MSVVDRPAEAESGQFDQLPEFELECMYDDWDEPTEVTVFSTAEEDSLYTAWLTVDRNHAVSLAELR comes from the coding sequence ATGAGCGTCGTCGACAGACCGGCGGAGGCAGAATCGGGCCAGTTCGATCAGCTCCCCGAGTTCGAACTGGAGTGCATGTACGACGACTGGGACGAGCCGACGGAGGTGACCGTCTTCTCGACCGCCGAGGAGGACAGCCTCTACACGGCCTGGCTCACCGTCGACCGGAACCACGCGGTGTCGCTCGCCGAGCTGCGGTGA
- a CDS encoding RNA-binding protein, translating into MQVKSRHHLRADAVDDLESTLSAQLGVSLDADTYEKVELDGTSYDLVLVDDDPAVVYVETDDGGQEPFLTVRGANDYPPERNVVTVDSGAISFVSDGADVMRPGIVEADSSIEPGDLVVIAEETHGKILAIGRARTDGDDMVGAEGKVVDSVHHVGDDLYEFSV; encoded by the coding sequence ATGCAGGTGAAATCACGGCACCATCTCCGCGCCGACGCCGTCGACGACCTGGAGTCGACGCTTTCGGCGCAACTGGGCGTCTCGCTCGACGCCGACACCTACGAGAAGGTCGAACTCGACGGGACCAGCTACGACCTCGTGCTGGTCGACGACGACCCGGCGGTCGTCTACGTCGAGACCGACGACGGCGGCCAGGAGCCGTTCCTCACCGTCCGGGGGGCGAACGACTACCCGCCCGAACGCAACGTCGTCACCGTCGACAGCGGCGCCATCTCCTTCGTCAGCGACGGCGCGGACGTGATGCGGCCGGGCATCGTCGAGGCCGATTCCAGCATCGAGCCGGGCGACCTGGTCGTCATCGCCGAGGAGACCCACGGGAAGATCCTGGCCATCGGCCGCGCGCGCACCGACGGCGACGACATGGTCGGCGCGGAGGGCAAGGTCGTCGACAGCGTCCACCACGTGGGGGACGACCTGTACGAATTTTCCGTCTGA
- a CDS encoding helix-turn-helix transcriptional regulator, whose translation MDSRALHATRLFAAVVFLGSTVVLAVQLINPSPVVVTVGENGTEVAELGGYFRYPEVAVVAVAACALGASGTFLLLGDRSTDAAADARLDDVDTTPPDRTPVPDGSSDLEPSGELLEARRREWEETADRLANNEREIYETLLDADGVLPQSDVVDRTDLSKATVSRELDSLETKNLVERKRRGMGNVVLLC comes from the coding sequence ATGGACTCGCGGGCCCTCCACGCCACGCGGCTGTTCGCGGCCGTCGTCTTCCTCGGCTCGACGGTGGTCCTCGCCGTGCAGCTGATCAACCCGTCGCCGGTCGTGGTGACGGTGGGCGAGAACGGGACCGAAGTCGCCGAACTCGGGGGCTACTTCCGCTACCCCGAGGTGGCCGTCGTCGCCGTCGCGGCCTGTGCCCTCGGCGCCAGCGGCACCTTCCTCCTGCTCGGCGACCGATCGACGGACGCGGCGGCCGACGCGCGACTCGACGACGTCGATACCACCCCTCCGGACCGGACGCCCGTCCCCGACGGCAGTTCCGACCTCGAACCGAGCGGCGAACTCCTCGAAGCCAGACGGCGGGAGTGGGAGGAGACCGCCGACCGGCTGGCGAACAACGAGCGCGAGATCTACGAGACGCTGCTGGACGCCGACGGCGTCCTCCCGCAGAGCGACGTCGTCGACCGGACCGACCTCTCGAAGGCGACCGTCAGCCGCGAACTCGACAGCCTGGAGACGAAGAACCTGGTCGAGCGCAAGCGCCGCGGGATGGGCAACGTCGTCCTGCTGTGCTGA
- a CDS encoding cytochrome P450 codes for MATDSPQEAQSAEGDATTAEDATEAPIAPYPPNCGPPTLHIVHQMRDPLAFAERALATRDVVRLHQFGQGDIYGVGHPEHAKRVLLTDREKFRKSADFRIAFGEGLLTVEGEEWAQQRDVLQPLFTRDSVLGYADGMVEQVRRRIDRWNDGDRLELQAEFTDLALDVLFATVLGRELALDGDRELRESAEHLHGWFKPTSYFLPEWVPTPARRRFRAAKERIRTEADRLLDEAAEGAPTDPSEAEDLLSLLVGLRESGMADSAMLTDERLRDQMVTFLFAGHDTSTTTLTFACWALANNPELRERFHAEVDELDGPPTLADVDDLEVTERLVTETLRLYPPVHSLPREPTTDVVFDGYRIPANEQLLVAIRHIHRDSRFFDDPKEFRPSRWDGDLQSELHDFAYAPFGGGPRICIGRQFALLEAQLALATIGRQYDLHWLGENDADGEPPVSAEMTLRMEPGQEFLVTER; via the coding sequence ATGGCTACGGACAGTCCCCAGGAAGCGCAATCGGCCGAGGGGGACGCGACGACGGCGGAGGATGCGACGGAGGCCCCGATCGCGCCCTACCCGCCCAACTGCGGGCCGCCCACGTTGCATATCGTCCACCAGATGCGCGATCCGCTGGCGTTCGCCGAGCGGGCGCTCGCGACGCGGGACGTCGTGCGACTGCACCAGTTCGGACAGGGCGACATCTACGGCGTGGGCCACCCCGAGCACGCCAAACGAGTGCTGCTCACCGACCGCGAGAAGTTCCGCAAGTCCGCGGACTTCCGGATCGCCTTCGGCGAGGGGCTGCTAACGGTGGAGGGCGAGGAGTGGGCCCAGCAGCGGGACGTCCTCCAGCCGCTGTTCACCAGGGACAGCGTGCTGGGCTACGCCGACGGGATGGTCGAGCAGGTCCGCCGCCGGATCGACCGCTGGAACGACGGCGATCGGCTCGAACTCCAGGCGGAGTTCACCGACCTGGCGCTCGACGTCCTGTTCGCGACGGTGCTGGGCCGGGAACTCGCCCTCGATGGCGACCGGGAGCTACGGGAGAGCGCCGAACACCTCCACGGCTGGTTCAAGCCGACCTCCTACTTCCTCCCGGAGTGGGTACCGACGCCGGCCCGACGCCGGTTCCGGGCGGCCAAGGAGCGAATCCGGACGGAGGCCGACCGGTTGCTCGACGAGGCGGCCGAGGGGGCGCCGACGGATCCGAGCGAGGCCGAGGACCTGCTCTCGCTGCTCGTGGGGTTGCGCGAGTCCGGGATGGCGGACTCGGCGATGCTCACGGACGAGCGCCTGCGCGACCAGATGGTGACCTTTCTCTTCGCCGGGCACGACACCTCGACGACGACGCTGACCTTCGCCTGCTGGGCGCTCGCGAACAACCCCGAACTCCGCGAGCGATTCCACGCGGAGGTCGACGAACTGGACGGGCCGCCGACGCTCGCGGACGTCGACGACCTCGAGGTGACCGAACGGCTCGTCACCGAGACGCTGCGGCTCTATCCGCCGGTACACTCGCTGCCCCGCGAGCCGACGACCGACGTGGTCTTCGACGGCTACCGCATCCCGGCGAACGAACAGCTCCTGGTCGCGATCCGGCACATCCACCGCGACTCGCGCTTCTTCGACGACCCGAAAGAGTTCCGCCCCTCGCGGTGGGACGGCGACCTCCAGTCCGAGTTGCACGACTTCGCCTACGCGCCCTTCGGCGGCGGCCCGCGGATCTGCATCGGCCGGCAGTTCGCGCTCCTGGAGGCTCAGCTGGCGCTCGCGACCATCGGCCGGCAGTACGACCTCCACTGGCTCGGCGAGAACGACGCCGACGGCGAGCCGCCCGTCTCCGCGGAGATGACCCTCCGGATGGAGCCGGGCCAGGAGTTCCTCGTCACGGAGCGCTGA
- a CDS encoding ABC transporter permease → MSGGLEPDGGHAGNGTASNGTGGDADAGGTLLERLLPTGFRTLFHREVLRFIRRPRNTFLPPAITNVLYFSVFGVILGGRIDSFALGGREIEYIAFILPGLIVLGAISNAFENASFSIFHGRWNEYIHEVLTSPLSYRSMVGAYILSSALRGLVVGVIIGLIGLLFTSVPIARPLYLVAFMLVICLLFAGFGVVGGLWARDFDYLTVLNQFILRPLVFFGGVFYSLDALEGFAYTVSLLNPMVYMVNGVRYGFFGAAELPPDLSLAVLSGLTVAVLALDVELFRRGYGLVD, encoded by the coding sequence ATGAGCGGCGGCCTCGAACCCGACGGCGGGCACGCGGGCAACGGGACCGCGAGCAACGGGACCGGGGGCGACGCCGACGCCGGCGGCACGCTTCTCGAACGCCTCCTTCCCACCGGATTTCGGACGCTGTTCCACCGCGAGGTGCTGCGCTTCATCCGCCGGCCGCGGAACACGTTCCTCCCGCCGGCGATCACGAACGTGCTCTACTTCTCGGTGTTCGGCGTCATCCTCGGCGGCCGGATCGACTCCTTTGCCCTCGGCGGTCGCGAGATCGAGTACATCGCCTTCATCCTCCCCGGCCTGATCGTCCTGGGGGCCATCTCGAACGCCTTCGAGAACGCTTCGTTCTCCATCTTCCACGGCCGGTGGAACGAGTACATCCACGAAGTCCTGACGTCGCCGCTGTCCTACCGGTCGATGGTCGGGGCCTACATCCTCTCCTCGGCGCTCCGGGGGCTGGTGGTCGGGGTCATCATCGGCCTGATCGGCCTGCTGTTCACGAGCGTGCCGATCGCCCGGCCGCTCTACCTCGTGGCCTTCATGCTCGTGATCTGCCTCCTGTTCGCCGGCTTCGGCGTCGTCGGCGGTCTCTGGGCGCGGGACTTCGATTACCTCACGGTCCTCAACCAGTTCATCCTCCGCCCGCTGGTCTTCTTCGGCGGCGTCTTCTACTCGCTGGACGCGCTGGAGGGCTTCGCCTACACCGTCTCGCTGCTCAACCCGATGGTGTACATGGTCAACGGCGTCCGCTACGGCTTCTTCGGGGCCGCCGAACTCCCGCCGGATCTCTCGCTTGCGGTCCTCTCCGGGCTGACGGTGGCCGTGCTCGCGCTGGACGTCGAGCTGTTCCGGCGTGGCTACGGCCTGGTCGACTGA